One region of Gossypium raimondii isolate GPD5lz chromosome 6, ASM2569854v1, whole genome shotgun sequence genomic DNA includes:
- the LOC105773094 gene encoding 3-oxoacyl-[acyl-carrier-protein] synthase I, chloroplastic: protein MQALQPSSLRPSSLKPLKNPKPNPHFPNVSTLPPRPAKKFSSITASSPTVSAPKREKDPKKRVVITGMGLVSVFGNDVDAYYEKLLAGESGIGIIDRFDASKFPTRFAGQIRGFTSESYIDGKNDRRLDDCLRYCIVAGKKALEDADLGADNLSKIDKERTGVLVGTGMGGLTVFSDGVQNLIEKGYRKITPFFIPYSITNMSSALLAIELGFMGPNYSISTACATSNYCFYAAANHIRRGEAELMIAGGTEAAIIPIGLGGFVACRALSQRNDDPRTASRPWDKDRDGFVMGEGAGVLVMESLEHAMKRGAPIIAEYLGGAVNCDAHHMTDPRADGFGVSSCIERSLEDAGVSPEEVNYINAHATSTLAGDLAEINAIKKVFKNTSDIKINATKSMIGHCLGASGGLEAIATVKAITTGWLHPSINQFNPEPSVEFDTVANQKKQHEVNVAISNSFGFGGHNSVVAFSAFKP, encoded by the exons ATGCAAgctcttcaaccttcttctctTCGACCTTCCTCTCTAAAACCTCTTAAAAACCCCAAACCCAATCCCCATTTTCCCAATGTATCAACACTCCCTCCCAGGCCTGCCAAGAAATTCTCTTCCATTACCGCTTCATCCCCCACTGTTTCAGCTCCCAAGCGCGAGAAGGACCCCAAGAAACGGGTCGTTATTACGGGAATGGGGTTGGTTTCCGTTTTTGGGAACGATGTGGATGCTTACTATGAAAAGCTGCTGGCTGGAGAGAGCGGGATCGGAATCATCGACCGCTTCGATGCTTCCAAGTTTCCTACTCGGTTCGCCGGTCAGATCCGGGGGTTCACTTCTGAAAGTTACATTGATGGAAAGAACGATAGGAGGCTTGACGATTGCTTGAGGTACTGCATTGTTGCAGGCAAGAAGGCGTTGGAAGATGCTGATCTCGGCGCCGATAACTTATCCAag ATTGATAAGGAGCGAACTGGAGTGCTTGTTGGAACTGGTATGGGTGGCCTTACGGTGTTCTCTGATGGCGTTCAAAATTTGATAGAGAAAGgttatagaaaaataacaccATTCTTCATTCCTTATTCTATAACAAACATGTCATCTGCCTTGCTTGCAATTGAACTTGGTTTTATGGGTCccaattattcaatttcaactgCTTGTGCTACCTCCAATTATTGCTTTTATGCTGCTGCTAATCACATCCGTCGAGGTGAGGCTGAATTGATGATTGCTGGTGGAACTGAGGCTGCAATCATTCCTATTGGGCTGGGAGGTTTTGTTGCCTGTAGGGCATTGTCTCAAAGAAATGATGATCCTCGAACTGCTTCAAGACCATGGGACAAAGATCGAGATGGCTTTGTAATGGGTGAAGGTGCTGGTGTTTTG GTAATGGAAAGCTTGGAACATGCAATGAAAAGAGGTGCACCAATTATTGCTGAGTATTTGGGTGGAGCTGTTAATTGTGATGCTCATCACATGACTGATCCAAGAGCTGATGGTTTTGGGGTGTCTTCATGCATTGAGAGAAGTCTTGAAGATGCTGGTGTGTCCCCTGAGGAG GTTAACTACATCAATGCACATGCAACTTCTACTCTTGCTGGTGACCTAGCTGAGATCAATGCTATTAAAAAGGTATTCAAGAATACATCAGACATCAAAATCAATGCAACAAAG TCCATGATAGGGCATTGTCTGGGCGCATCGGGTGGTTTAGAAGCCATTGCCACAGTGAAGGCCATCACAACAGGATGGCTGCATCCCTCCATAAATCAATTT AATCCAGAGCCTTCAGTTGAGTTTGACACTGTGGCCAACCAGAAGAAACAGCACGAAGTTAATGTTG CAATTTCGAATTCATTCGGATTTGGTGGACACAACTCAGTGGTTGCCTTTTCGGCCTTCAAGCCTTGA